AAATAAAGCATTTTTTGATGTACATAAACAAAAATACCCACTAATCCTGTTATCGTTATTCAGAAAAAGCTAACATAAAATGACGCACCTACAAGTTTAACATGTTTACACTATCAGCTATACTATGATTGTAAACATTTCTTATAATAGTTCAGCGATTTTTTACACTCATGACGCAAACCCATTTCTCGAGtttctgtttttaattctGTACAAAGATCTGAAATAGAAACgtgattttttatacacaaaCATAAAAGTGTGAAAGAACGTGttcaattgttcaattttcggTAACTAATGTTCTGTGCTGTCATAGAATATGCCATCAAATCGGTTGTTAAATTCGACGGTACCGAACGTTCTATTTGgctcgtagaaaaaaaaatgaatacgtCCACATCTAAATTGACAATTTGAACAATCGTTCGATGTGTCGAATTTCGCTGATAGTTTTTTTTGCTTGAAAATACTGCGTcatgattaaataaatgtgaTTGCGCGATTATTTAAAATGACGATTTTTTCCCGAAATTtagatttttggaattttgcaTGATTTTATACCTTTAGTATCGACTGATGTCAGTCGTTGATTGGAGAATATATGTCAGTCCTCCGTGAAAGCCGTTACTACAGGCAAAGTCGTCGGTACTCTGCATTAAAGTCGACTAAACGtatcgttgactgaagaattaTCATCGCCGATACTCGTCACATCAAGGCGTGTTTCACTGAGAAAATAATGACACCatgattaaaatatttcatgatTAGTTACTTTTTCTAAGATTTCATATAATTTCGTTTTCTCATGACTACCAATCATTACAAagtagaattttattttaatattgcTGATTTCAGTGTGATTTCGGAGAGTATGAAATCATTTCGAACGATATTAGTACCATGATTACTTGAGTAGAAGACCCCTTACGTGGCATTGCAAGTTAATCATTGTACAGTTTtgcaaattgattttaatgaGGTGAGACATTTTTCACGTGTTGAATAcgaaaaatatagtaattTCCATTAAAAATCTCCCGAATAGTGCTGAGTCGTGTTTTAAATATAAAGTCTGACGTCAATCTGCCGATCaactacccttaccgaccggaAATACGCTTTACGCCGTTCTTTGAGTTTAGTTTGTTTGAAAGCACAGGAAACGATGGAGCGTTGGAGGCATCGTTTCATCAGAGCCTAGAAGAGATTTCTCTCTGGAAGAGATCCAAAACCAGAGAACCGAAAATAATTAGTTCGTTATATGGCAGGTAGACGGGGTTGCGTGGTAAGCGCTGCAACACGTCACCAGTGTGTTCGAGTCTTAGACattgcttgaattttttttaaatatacgcACAGAAATGTCAAACGACTGAAGGATAAATGTGTTCCCATATGTGAATAACAGATCAAATTATACCGATGTATTTTGAAACGGATGTTTAATGCTCGCAGCGGAAGTATGGACATCACTGTAACCTAACTTTTACCGATCTTCAAGTATCACAGGTGAATAGCATTTTCATACATATTTCTATGAAATACTTACTATAGAAATCATTCGCATGATACCTTAACATGAATATTAATCGCATTATGGACGACGTGTAATTTGCATGTGTAGTATATCAAAAGTATAAGTACCGTAAGGAATCATTGGTCATAGCTGATTAAAAGTTCTCTTAAGACAACAATTATTGTcgtaacttgaaaaattgaagaaaataaacagtTTTCAACTATTTTATTGGTATAGTTTTCTGGTGATATGTACAAAACGTCTAATTCCAAATAGTATTTTTCACCGATTAACCTGTTGCAAATTTTCCGTTATTATTAGGATACCAGAACGTTGAGCAAAATGTTGATTGGAGTCGAAAATCCCCATGCGGAGATGGATCCAACCCCTCCATCACCCAGCTTCGATGGCGCCAGCTCCACATCGTCAACGCTGGATTCTCCTTTAATGAAATTGTCCTCTTACGTCTTGGCCCTTAGGCCATGGTCATTAAGTGCTTCTTTGATGCCAACTCTCCTTGGATCGGCACTTGCCTATCGATTAATAGGATTAACGAGCTTTAATTGGATATCACTTGTACTTACTTTATTCACGATCGTCTCGGTGCACGGGGCAGGTAACGTTGTAAACACATACTTTGACTATGTCAAAGGTGTGGACAGTCGAAAAAGCGACGATCGAATATTGGTCGATCATATTTTATCTAAAGATGAGCTCGTATCTTTGGGTGCAATCTTATATGCCGCAGGGTGCTTAGGCTTTATTTTACTTACTGCCATTTCACCTGCTAAAATGGAGCATCTGGCTCTCGTTTATTTCGGAGGTTTGTCATCCTCGTTTTTGTATACCGGTGGTATCGGCCTGAAATACATAGCTCTAGGTGATGTTTTGATCTTAGTCATATTTGGCCCGATATCCGTTTTATTTGCATTTATGGCACAGACTGGATACGTTGAATGGGGCACAATGTATTATGCCATACCTTTGGCCTTAAACACAGAGGCTATTCTACATAGTAACAATACAAGGGATTTGGAGAGTGACAGACGCGTCGGAATAGTAACTTTAGCAATTTTGATTGGTCACACAGCGTCACACGTTCTGTATGCCTTTTTACTGTTCTCGCCCTACATAACGTTCGTTGTACTTGCATTGAGGTACTCGGTGTGGTTTTTGTTACCGCTGGTCACATTGCCCGCAGCATttcgaatagaaaaagaattcAGATCTCCAGAAACTATCCAGGGCGTACCAAAGCAAACTGCTAGACTAAATATGTTTCTTGGAATATTGTACGTTGTAGCTTGTCTACTTATCGACCCTCTTCCTTACCTTCGTTGAATGTAACTCAATTATCAGCTAACAGGCACTTGCAAATATTGATACAATATGTGAGGAATGATTGTAAAGCAATGACAGCTTAGATTGCCTCCCAAAATGCAATCGAATtataaagtgaattgaaatgtGTAGAAACAATGTCTCAAGTGATCTTGTCAAGATgcatatgaatgaaaaatcactgatacatattatattctaTTGTCAGTATTTGAAATGCGGTTGTACTAAAATAAACTGATCATAAACTAATCGACAGCAATGCTTATGAAGTTTAATTGGACTGTCGCTCATGGATATTTAATGATTATTTAATCATTGAATTACAATAGATGGTAAGAGGCAAGGGCTATGTCTTCAAACGATGTTTTCAATACATTTGATATGACTTAATATTTTCACTACTGTAAATAGTATTGTGCGATATTACTGCCTTACTAATCTCTGCCCAAAGTACAAAGGCAAGTAGCACCAACGCCATTACCAAAAAAGTTTTAGTCCAAACCCTTCAGTCTTGACACTATATTACattggttatttttttcaactatcgTATAGGTATGTAACAATTGCTGCCTGTTTAGAAAAGTAAATGTTGTGTAATTACAGTTTGTTGATACGTGTTATTGAAAATCCAAGATTAGGTTACAACATAGTTTTTGTCGCTTTACCACCGCAGAAGATATGAAAATACTTGCTCGCTATTCTTGTTacgtaagaaaattaaattctacaCAACATTGGCAAGTGAGAATATTAGCATCGAACGTTTGCGTTATATTCAAAGCAAATTGGAACACTGCAATTATGTGGATACCAAACAAAAGAATTGATCATTTTATCTTCTAGAAGCTATGCTTACATTaggaataaattataagtcCAAGTTTGTTGTAACCTTAAACTTAATTTTTCGGCATTTCTTGCAGCACATTCAGATCCAATACTGgcatcaatttttattatttcttattgctgttat
Above is a genomic segment from Neodiprion pinetum isolate iyNeoPine1 chromosome 1, iyNeoPine1.2, whole genome shotgun sequence containing:
- the heix gene encoding ubiA prenyltransferase domain-containing protein 1 homolog, with protein sequence MLIGVENPHAEMDPTPPSPSFDGASSTSSTLDSPLMKLSSYVLALRPWSLSASLMPTLLGSALAYRLIGLTSFNWISLVLTLFTIVSVHGAGNVVNTYFDYVKGVDSRKSDDRILVDHILSKDELVSLGAILYAAGCLGFILLTAISPAKMEHLALVYFGGLSSSFLYTGGIGLKYIALGDVLILVIFGPISVLFAFMAQTGYVEWGTMYYAIPLALNTEAILHSNNTRDLESDRRVGIVTLAILIGHTASHVLYAFLLFSPYITFVVLALRYSVWFLLPLVTLPAAFRIEKEFRSPETIQGVPKQTARLNMFLGILYVVACLLIDPLPYLR